A stretch of the Larimichthys crocea isolate SSNF chromosome IX, L_crocea_2.0, whole genome shotgun sequence genome encodes the following:
- the mpx gene encoding eosinophil peroxidase isoform X1, producing the protein MLFSVLLVLGVCLVPAHSKQAEEYLGTPLLQSCFEEAKKIVDDAYTYSRAESLRRVRKEVVSPHDTLRLMKQPRGQTRVAVRSADYMAQTLRLLQERAHHVHKRSLNATDLLSREDLERLAEITGCSAQISFPSCGFTPNINKYRQITSICNNLNNPRLGASNTPFTRWLPAHYDDGVSQPKGFNNQTINNFLLPLVRQVSNNILSTTDAGVVSDPEFTHMVTLFGQWNDHDLTFTPFSPSIVSFSNGVNCDESCERVEPCLPIPIPPGDPRLPSGPDSCIPAFRSAPVCGTGNSAFNFGGVANKREQINALTAFLDLSQVYGSEDKLALFLRDNSSNLGLLRTNTQFRDNRRELLPFSPLNAKMCATRARVTNDTNAREVPCFIAGDVRVDENIALTSIHTLFMREHNRLARALNRINPHWDSETLYQEARKIMGAYTQVFVFRDYLPHILGPDAIRSQIGTYRGYSPNVDPSISNVFATAAYRFAHLAIQPVLGRLDANYRENTRFPSVPLFKAFFTPWRIVFEGGIDPLLRGLIGRPAKLNVQNHMMVDALRERLFQFVQHLALDLGSLNMERGRDHGLPGYNAWRRWCGLSQPRNQAELARVLNNADLARRLLQHYGTPDNIDVWMGGVAEPLVPGGRVGPLFVCLIARQFRNTRQGDRLWYQNRGVFTPAQRNALATASLSRIICDNTGINTVPTNVFNVLSRSNRLVRCSSIRSLNLNAWRERLCSENSGPGDSCNEVSGAENVEQMDPEDPEDPEDHVDFQGLEDNEVQ; encoded by the exons ATGCTTTTCTCCGTCCTCCTTGTGTTGGGCGTCTGCCTGGTGCCTGCTCACTCCAAACAAGCAG aagaATATCTTGGCACACCTCTCCTTCAGAGCTGTTTTGAGGAGGCAAAGAAAATCGTGGATGATGCTTACACATACTCCAGAGCTGA GAGTCTGAGACGAGTCCGCAAGGAGGTGGTGAGTCCTCACGATACCCTTCGTTTAATGAAGCAGCCTCGGGGTCAAACGCGCGTCGCTGTCAGATCTGCAGACTACATGGCTCAAACCCTCCGTCTGCTGCAGGAAAGGGCGCATCATGTGCACAAACGTTCGCTCAATGCAACAG ATTTGCTCTCTAGAGAGGACCTGGAAAGGCTCGCTGAAATAACTGGCTGTTCCGCTCAGATCAGTTTCCCAAGCTGCGGCTTCACCCCAAACATTAACAAGTATCGTCAAATCACCAGCATCTGCAACAACCT aAATAACCCCCGCCTCGGAGCCTCCAACACTCCCTTCACCCGCTGGCTACCGGCCCATTATGACGACGGCGTCTCCCAACCGAAAGGCTTCAACAACCAAACAATAAACAACTTCTTGCTCCCACTG GTGCGACAGGTGTCCAACAACATCCTAAGCACAACGGACGCAGGCGTGGTCAGTGACCCAGAGTTCACTCACATGGTGACCTTGTTCGGGCAGTGGAACGACCATGATCTCACCTTCACGCCCTTCTCCCCCAGCATCGTTTCCTTCAGCAACGGGGTGAACTGTGACGAAAGCTGTGAGCGTGTTGAGCCATGCCTCCCCATCCCG ATTCCTCCCGGTGACCCACGCTTGCCCTCCGGCCCGGACAGCTGTATCCCTGCATTTAGATCCGCCCCTGTGTGTGGGACGGGAAACTCTGCCTTCAATTTCGGCGGTGTTGCCAACAAGAGAGAGCAGATTAATGCCCTGACAGCCTTCCTGGATCTCAGCCAGGTGTACGGCTCTGAGGACAAACTTGCTTTGTTTCTTCGCGACAACAGTAGTAATTTGGGCCTGCTTCGCACAAATACACAGTTCAGAGACAACAGGCGTGAACTGCTTCCCTTCAGCCCTCTAAATGCGAAAATGTGCGCCACCCGCGCAAGAGTCACCAATGACACCAACGCCAGAGAGGTGCCCTGTTTTATTGCAG GTGATGTCCGCGTGGACGAGAACATCGCCCTGACGTCTATTCACACGCTGTTTATGCGTGAGCATAACCGTCTGGCTCGTGCACTGAATAGAATAAACCCACACTGGGACAGCGAGACCCTCTACCAAGAGGCCCGCAAGATCATGGGTGCTTACACACAG gtgtttgtgttcagggaCTATCTGCCACACATTCTGGGCCCAGACGCGATACGCAGTCAGATCGGTACTTACCGTGGCTACAGTCCCAACGTTGACCCCAGCATCTCAAACGTCTTTGCTACAGCAGCGTACCGCTTCGCCCACTTGGCCATCCAGCCTGTCTTAGGCCGTCTGGATGCAAACTATAGGGAGAACACTCGGTTCCCCAGTGTCCCCTTGTTCAAGGCCTTCTTCACTCCCTGGAGAATCGTCTTTGAAG GTGGCATTGACCCCCTGCTCCGTGGTTTGATCGGCCGTCCCGCTAAACTGAATGTACAGAACCACATGATGGTGGACGCTCTGAGGGAGAGGTTGTTCCAGTTTGTGCAGCATTTGGCTCTGGATCTGGGGTCTCTCAACATGGAGAGAGGACGTGACCACGGCTTGCCTG GCTACAACGCCTGGCGTAGATGGTGCGGCCTGTCTCAGCCCAGGAACCAGGCGGAGCTCGCTCGCGTCTTGAACAACGCCGACTTGGCCCGCAGGCTACTGCAGCACTACGGTACCCCCGACAACATCGATGTCTGGATGGGAGGTGTGGCAGAGCCGTTAGTCCCTGGTGGCCGTGTGGGACCTCTGTTCGTTTGCCTCATCGCAAGACAGTTCAGGAACACCCGTCAGGGTGACAG GCTGTGGTACCAGAACCGGGGCGTCTTTACTCCAGCTCAGAGAAACGCTCTGGCAACTGCCTCCCTGTCCAGGATCATCTGTGACAACACAGGCATCAACACTGTCCCAACTAACGTCTTCAACGTGCTCTCAAGGTCAAACCGGCTCGTCCGTTGCTCCTCCATTCGAAGCCTGAACCTGAATGCCTGGAGGGAGAGACTCTGCTCAGAGAACTCAG GCCCGGGTGATAGCTGTAATGAAGTCAGTGGAGCAGAG AATGTGGAGCAAATGGACCCAGAGGACCCAGAGGACCCCGAGGACCACGTGGACTTCCAGGGCCTCGAGGACAACGAG gtcCAGTAG
- the mpx gene encoding eosinophil peroxidase isoform X2: protein MFDTTPLTADPLGHLRSSQLSSQPRRCFSPSSLCWASAWCLLTPNKQKNILAHLSFRAVLRRQRKSWMMLTHTPELNLLSREDLERLAEITGCSAQISFPSCGFTPNINKYRQITSICNNLNNPRLGASNTPFTRWLPAHYDDGVSQPKGFNNQTINNFLLPLVRQVSNNILSTTDAGVVSDPEFTHMVTLFGQWNDHDLTFTPFSPSIVSFSNGVNCDESCERVEPCLPIPIPPGDPRLPSGPDSCIPAFRSAPVCGTGNSAFNFGGVANKREQINALTAFLDLSQVYGSEDKLALFLRDNSSNLGLLRTNTQFRDNRRELLPFSPLNAKMCATRARVTNDTNAREVPCFIAGDVRVDENIALTSIHTLFMREHNRLARALNRINPHWDSETLYQEARKIMGAYTQVFVFRDYLPHILGPDAIRSQIGTYRGYSPNVDPSISNVFATAAYRFAHLAIQPVLGRLDANYRENTRFPSVPLFKAFFTPWRIVFEGGIDPLLRGLIGRPAKLNVQNHMMVDALRERLFQFVQHLALDLGSLNMERGRDHGLPGYNAWRRWCGLSQPRNQAELARVLNNADLARRLLQHYGTPDNIDVWMGGVAEPLVPGGRVGPLFVCLIARQFRNTRQGDRLWYQNRGVFTPAQRNALATASLSRIICDNTGINTVPTNVFNVLSRSNRLVRCSSIRSLNLNAWRERLCSENSGPGDSCNEVSGAENVEQMDPEDPEDPEDHVDFQGLEDNEVQ, encoded by the exons ATGTTTGACACAACACCGCTCACTGCAGATCCTCTAGGACATCTCAGATCTTCACAGCTATCTTCACAGCCACGG AGATGCTTTTCTCCGTCCTCCTTGTGTTGGGCGTCTGCCTGGTGCCTGCTCACTCCAAACAAGCAG aagaATATCTTGGCACACCTCTCCTTCAGAGCTGTTTTGAGGAGGCAAAGAAAATCGTGGATGATGCTTACACATACTCCAGAGCTGA ATTTGCTCTCTAGAGAGGACCTGGAAAGGCTCGCTGAAATAACTGGCTGTTCCGCTCAGATCAGTTTCCCAAGCTGCGGCTTCACCCCAAACATTAACAAGTATCGTCAAATCACCAGCATCTGCAACAACCT aAATAACCCCCGCCTCGGAGCCTCCAACACTCCCTTCACCCGCTGGCTACCGGCCCATTATGACGACGGCGTCTCCCAACCGAAAGGCTTCAACAACCAAACAATAAACAACTTCTTGCTCCCACTG GTGCGACAGGTGTCCAACAACATCCTAAGCACAACGGACGCAGGCGTGGTCAGTGACCCAGAGTTCACTCACATGGTGACCTTGTTCGGGCAGTGGAACGACCATGATCTCACCTTCACGCCCTTCTCCCCCAGCATCGTTTCCTTCAGCAACGGGGTGAACTGTGACGAAAGCTGTGAGCGTGTTGAGCCATGCCTCCCCATCCCG ATTCCTCCCGGTGACCCACGCTTGCCCTCCGGCCCGGACAGCTGTATCCCTGCATTTAGATCCGCCCCTGTGTGTGGGACGGGAAACTCTGCCTTCAATTTCGGCGGTGTTGCCAACAAGAGAGAGCAGATTAATGCCCTGACAGCCTTCCTGGATCTCAGCCAGGTGTACGGCTCTGAGGACAAACTTGCTTTGTTTCTTCGCGACAACAGTAGTAATTTGGGCCTGCTTCGCACAAATACACAGTTCAGAGACAACAGGCGTGAACTGCTTCCCTTCAGCCCTCTAAATGCGAAAATGTGCGCCACCCGCGCAAGAGTCACCAATGACACCAACGCCAGAGAGGTGCCCTGTTTTATTGCAG GTGATGTCCGCGTGGACGAGAACATCGCCCTGACGTCTATTCACACGCTGTTTATGCGTGAGCATAACCGTCTGGCTCGTGCACTGAATAGAATAAACCCACACTGGGACAGCGAGACCCTCTACCAAGAGGCCCGCAAGATCATGGGTGCTTACACACAG gtgtttgtgttcagggaCTATCTGCCACACATTCTGGGCCCAGACGCGATACGCAGTCAGATCGGTACTTACCGTGGCTACAGTCCCAACGTTGACCCCAGCATCTCAAACGTCTTTGCTACAGCAGCGTACCGCTTCGCCCACTTGGCCATCCAGCCTGTCTTAGGCCGTCTGGATGCAAACTATAGGGAGAACACTCGGTTCCCCAGTGTCCCCTTGTTCAAGGCCTTCTTCACTCCCTGGAGAATCGTCTTTGAAG GTGGCATTGACCCCCTGCTCCGTGGTTTGATCGGCCGTCCCGCTAAACTGAATGTACAGAACCACATGATGGTGGACGCTCTGAGGGAGAGGTTGTTCCAGTTTGTGCAGCATTTGGCTCTGGATCTGGGGTCTCTCAACATGGAGAGAGGACGTGACCACGGCTTGCCTG GCTACAACGCCTGGCGTAGATGGTGCGGCCTGTCTCAGCCCAGGAACCAGGCGGAGCTCGCTCGCGTCTTGAACAACGCCGACTTGGCCCGCAGGCTACTGCAGCACTACGGTACCCCCGACAACATCGATGTCTGGATGGGAGGTGTGGCAGAGCCGTTAGTCCCTGGTGGCCGTGTGGGACCTCTGTTCGTTTGCCTCATCGCAAGACAGTTCAGGAACACCCGTCAGGGTGACAG GCTGTGGTACCAGAACCGGGGCGTCTTTACTCCAGCTCAGAGAAACGCTCTGGCAACTGCCTCCCTGTCCAGGATCATCTGTGACAACACAGGCATCAACACTGTCCCAACTAACGTCTTCAACGTGCTCTCAAGGTCAAACCGGCTCGTCCGTTGCTCCTCCATTCGAAGCCTGAACCTGAATGCCTGGAGGGAGAGACTCTGCTCAGAGAACTCAG GCCCGGGTGATAGCTGTAATGAAGTCAGTGGAGCAGAG AATGTGGAGCAAATGGACCCAGAGGACCCAGAGGACCCCGAGGACCACGTGGACTTCCAGGGCCTCGAGGACAACGAG gtcCAGTAG
- the sftpba gene encoding surfactant protein Ba isoform X2 produces the protein MASLKIALLLFVCLEGCVPTSALNIDGLQNVPNAMTPNGDVCKDCTQIFELLADLFSNQDLQKKIMDGIETVCAHLPEPAGKLCKDEVEKMLPIAIKFLTVIVKPAEVCKVIGLCNSCGKQEEMLRYFVKEALEAAATSENAQPTSQCSFCIFLVKTLEDLLPRERTEGAVIKLVEEICHILPSSYRDQCEAVVGRFTKTVLDAILSYATPQSICTLIHLCHGQEAPVVDPCTLSTYRCRDIKTAVKCGTMFYCQKFAWKPLSYNKF, from the exons ATGGCCTCGCTCAAGATTGCTTTGCTTCTCTTCGTTTGTCTCGAAGGCTGTG TTCCAACGTCAGCCTTGAATATCGACGGTTTGCAGAATGTTCCAAATGCCATGACACCT AACGGGGACGTCTGCAAGGACTGCACCCAAATATTTGAACTCCTCGCTGACCTGTTTTCCAATCAGGACCTGCAG AAAAAGATCATGGATGGCATTGAAACTGTGTGTGCTCATCTGCCTGAGCCAGCTGGCAAACTCTGCAAAGATGAGGTGGAGAAGATGCTCCCAATCGCCATCAAGTTCCTCACTGTTATTGTG AAACCAGCGGAGGTCTGCAAAGTCATCGGGCTCTGTAACTCCTGTGGCAAGCAGGAGGAGATGCTGCGGTACTTTGTCAAGGAGGCCCTTGAGGCTGCTGCGACAAGTGAAAAT GCGCAGCCCACATCACAATGCTCCTTCTGCATTTTTCTTGTCAAGACTTTGGAGGACTTGCTGCCCAGAGAAAGGACTGAG GGTGCTGTGATTAAACTGGTGGAGGAGATTTGTCACATTTTGCCCTCCTCCTACCGAGATCAGTGCGAGGCTGTGGTTGGCAGGTTTACCAAGACGGTGCTGGACGCCATCCTGAGCTACGCCACCCCTCAGTCCATCTGCACTCTCATTCACCTTTGCCATGGGCAGGAGGCTCCTGTTGTAG ACCCATGCACTCTGTCGACGTACAGGTGCAGAGACATCAAGACTGCAGTGAAATGTGGA ACGATGTTCTACTGTCAGAAGTTTGCCTGGAAGCCTCTCAGCTAcaacaagttttaa
- the sftpba gene encoding surfactant protein Ba isoform X1 translates to MASLKIALLLFVCLEGCVPTSALNIDGLQNVPNAMTPNGDVCKDCTQIFELLADLFSNQDLQKKIMDGIETVCAHLPEPAGKLCKDEVEKMLPIAIKFLTVIVKPAEVCKVIGLCNSCGKQEEMLRYFVKEALEAAATSENQAQPTSQCSFCIFLVKTLEDLLPRERTEGAVIKLVEEICHILPSSYRDQCEAVVGRFTKTVLDAILSYATPQSICTLIHLCHGQEAPVVDPCTLSTYRCRDIKTAVKCGTMFYCQKFAWKPLSYNKF, encoded by the exons ATGGCCTCGCTCAAGATTGCTTTGCTTCTCTTCGTTTGTCTCGAAGGCTGTG TTCCAACGTCAGCCTTGAATATCGACGGTTTGCAGAATGTTCCAAATGCCATGACACCT AACGGGGACGTCTGCAAGGACTGCACCCAAATATTTGAACTCCTCGCTGACCTGTTTTCCAATCAGGACCTGCAG AAAAAGATCATGGATGGCATTGAAACTGTGTGTGCTCATCTGCCTGAGCCAGCTGGCAAACTCTGCAAAGATGAGGTGGAGAAGATGCTCCCAATCGCCATCAAGTTCCTCACTGTTATTGTG AAACCAGCGGAGGTCTGCAAAGTCATCGGGCTCTGTAACTCCTGTGGCAAGCAGGAGGAGATGCTGCGGTACTTTGTCAAGGAGGCCCTTGAGGCTGCTGCGACAAGTGAAAAT CAGGCGCAGCCCACATCACAATGCTCCTTCTGCATTTTTCTTGTCAAGACTTTGGAGGACTTGCTGCCCAGAGAAAGGACTGAG GGTGCTGTGATTAAACTGGTGGAGGAGATTTGTCACATTTTGCCCTCCTCCTACCGAGATCAGTGCGAGGCTGTGGTTGGCAGGTTTACCAAGACGGTGCTGGACGCCATCCTGAGCTACGCCACCCCTCAGTCCATCTGCACTCTCATTCACCTTTGCCATGGGCAGGAGGCTCCTGTTGTAG ACCCATGCACTCTGTCGACGTACAGGTGCAGAGACATCAAGACTGCAGTGAAATGTGGA ACGATGTTCTACTGTCAGAAGTTTGCCTGGAAGCCTCTCAGCTAcaacaagttttaa